A region of Ignatzschineria larvae DSM 13226 DNA encodes the following proteins:
- a CDS encoding co-chaperone GroES, whose product MKLRPLHDRVIIKREEEELKTAGGIVLPGTAAEKPSRGEVIAVGTGKVLTNGEVKALDVKVGDKVLFGKFSGSEVEVAGEKLLVMREDEVMAVIEA is encoded by the coding sequence ATGAAATTACGTCCTTTACATGACAGAGTGATTATCAAACGTGAAGAAGAAGAGCTTAAAACAGCGGGCGGTATCGTGCTTCCAGGCACCGCTGCAGAGAAACCTTCACGCGGTGAAGTGATTGCTGTTGGAACTGGCAAAGTGTTAACCAATGGTGAAGTGAAAGCTTTAGATGTCAAAGTAGGCGATAAAGTTCTATTCGGTAAGTTCTCTGGTTCTGAAGTAGAAGTCGCTGGTGAGAAATTACTCGTGATGCGTGAAGATGAAGTGATGGCTGTGATAGAAGCATAA
- a CDS encoding YgiW/YdeI family stress tolerance OB fold protein: MRKLILAATLVTTCALGSSVAFAQFSGPSSAGGFIDKNAPAVNTTGQVISVKDAITLRDDSKVVLEGKIVEQVGKEKYRFKDASGEVIVEIDNDDWKGIQVTPQDTVLIYGEVDHHRHRPTDIDVDHIMLKP, from the coding sequence ATGCGTAAATTGATTTTAGCAGCAACATTAGTCACAACTTGTGCTTTGGGTTCATCAGTGGCATTTGCCCAATTTTCAGGTCCATCATCAGCAGGCGGTTTTATCGATAAAAATGCACCTGCGGTGAATACTACTGGACAAGTGATTTCAGTGAAAGATGCGATTACACTTCGTGATGATAGCAAAGTAGTATTAGAAGGGAAGATTGTAGAGCAAGTGGGTAAAGAGAAATACCGCTTTAAGGATGCTTCGGGTGAAGTGATTGTTGAGATTGATAATGATGATTGGAAGGGTATTCAAGTAACCCCTCAAGATACCGTTTTAATCTATGGTGAAGTTGATCATCATCGTCATCGCCCAACGGATATCGATGTTGATCATATTATGTTAAAGCCATAA
- a CDS encoding MATE family efflux transporter has product MTTLLTRFKDAWQQRSIHQQVWALTLPMILSNISVPLVGTVDTMIVGHLHNAEMMASVGIASSLYLFLVAIFNFLRMGTTGFTAQAVGQENGNHIRQILLQGLLLALLFAGILLLFASPITTLAFHLMQLSPALLDNASQFLNIRLFGLPAALLNFALIGWFLGMQNARVPLYILLATNISNILFSLLFVLHFEMGITGVAKAAVLAEWLGVITAFCFLPKMLKSIMGQWRIAPLQYWHNWRPLIFVNRDIFIRSVILQFAFFLVTIQGSRLGGDIVAANMIILNGLLLISYLLDGFAHAIEALTGKAVGEQNNTLLQNVMLVAGSWAFLVALLFLLFFGIFGHYFIDLISDISAVRETAYPLMPYLTLLPLISVWSYLLDGLFIGATKAREMRNGMLLAFILALPIGYLLATFGNDGLWITFLLFMALRGVIMGYLTYHLSRQNRWFEGIQ; this is encoded by the coding sequence ATGACGACACTTCTAACACGTTTTAAAGATGCTTGGCAACAACGCTCTATCCATCAACAAGTATGGGCTTTGACGCTGCCGATGATTCTCTCAAATATCTCTGTCCCTTTAGTCGGGACGGTTGATACGATGATCGTTGGGCATCTTCATAACGCCGAAATGATGGCGAGCGTTGGCATTGCTAGTAGCCTTTATCTCTTCCTTGTCGCAATCTTTAATTTTCTGCGGATGGGAACTACAGGTTTTACCGCTCAAGCGGTTGGTCAAGAAAATGGCAATCATATTCGGCAGATTCTCCTACAAGGGCTCTTGCTTGCGCTCCTTTTTGCCGGGATTCTGCTTTTATTCGCTTCACCGATTACAACCCTCGCATTTCATTTAATGCAGCTATCTCCAGCATTACTCGATAATGCCTCCCAATTTTTAAATATTCGGCTGTTCGGCTTACCGGCGGCACTTCTCAATTTTGCGCTCATTGGTTGGTTTTTAGGAATGCAAAATGCTCGAGTGCCACTTTATATCTTATTAGCCACCAATATCAGTAATATTCTCTTCTCCCTGCTCTTTGTCCTTCATTTTGAGATGGGGATTACCGGCGTAGCAAAAGCAGCCGTATTAGCAGAATGGCTCGGTGTTATCACAGCCTTCTGTTTTCTTCCGAAAATGCTCAAATCCATTATGGGTCAATGGCGTATTGCCCCCTTACAATATTGGCACAATTGGCGACCGCTTATTTTTGTCAATCGGGATATATTTATCCGAAGTGTCATTCTACAATTTGCCTTTTTCTTAGTCACAATTCAGGGATCTCGATTAGGGGGCGATATCGTAGCTGCGAATATGATTATCCTCAATGGATTATTGCTGATCTCTTACCTACTCGATGGTTTTGCCCACGCTATCGAAGCTTTAACCGGTAAAGCCGTGGGCGAGCAGAATAATACGTTACTACAAAATGTGATGTTAGTCGCCGGCAGTTGGGCTTTTCTAGTAGCGCTACTCTTTTTGCTCTTCTTTGGCATTTTCGGGCATTACTTTATCGATCTTATTTCCGATATTTCGGCGGTGCGAGAAACCGCTTATCCGCTGATGCCTTATCTCACACTCTTACCCTTAATTAGCGTTTGGAGTTATCTACTAGATGGCCTCTTTATCGGCGCAACGAAGGCTCGAGAAATGCGAAATGGTATGCTGCTTGCTTTTATTCTTGCGCTGCCGATAGGGTATCTGCTTGCCACATTTGGTAATGACGGCTTATGGATAACATTCCTGCTCTTTATGGCACTAAGAGGGGTCATTATGGGTTATTTAACCTATCATCTCTCAAGACAGAATCGTTGGTTTGAGGGGATACAATAA
- a CDS encoding heavy metal translocating P-type ATPase, with product MTEHIKENKKHCGCTDQTTEQAITTHEHEHEHEHEHEHSDHHYDEVTMQSCCSNTSEENVTPSTDIPAGYRQDILYIQEMDCPMESKLIERVLADHPDVAELRFNYLKRELYLIHKGDLEAMIAKIKTLNMTPQLIEAGKRDHLDAPRAFYERYETPRLILAGVSALISEIIELAGGSAWISAIFALLTIALVGLTTYKKGWIALKNRTLNINALMSVAVTGAFLLGVFPEAAMVIFLFTLSELIEAKSLTKAQNAVEKLLKLAPDEANVITESGLQIMQVDTIPQGSLLRIAPGERLPLDGTITRGHSSLDESAITGESMPVDKSVGSPVYAGSINLQGEIDYRTSSTSENSTLAKIIQTIEAAQVKKAPVQRFIDRFAAIYTPIVFLIAIAIALFSPLFGASWFESIYKALVVLIIACPCALVISTPVAIVSALTQLARHGILVKGGEFIEKGAHLTHLAFDKTGTLTMGKPVLDEIFYVELPNNSLPSTSSNAEEIEDKTLITQLAVSLAARSDHPISKAIVTGSQTVQKNENTATMNLSQVVEIAKFTAVAGHGTKGQWQGHQILLGNRAMMVANNIQLTPAEEKLQAIESLGASLSLFAIDGHIRAIFAVTDPVKENAESVIQTLQSMGITPILLSGDHQGAVNQVAEKIGINEAHGALLPEDKLACLTAAQQSTSTISRFSKRTPVVGMIGDGINDAPALAQADIGFAMGVIGSDISIETANVAIMDDDLAKLPYFLTVSRKTLQLIQQNILIALGIKAIFFLAILFGYESMWAAVFADVGASLIVIGNSLRILKMK from the coding sequence ATGACAGAGCACATAAAAGAGAACAAAAAACATTGTGGCTGCACCGATCAAACGACTGAACAAGCGATCACAACACATGAGCATGAGCATGAGCATGAGCATGAGCATGAGCATAGCGATCATCATTATGATGAAGTCACGATGCAAAGCTGTTGTTCAAATACATCTGAAGAGAATGTCACACCTAGCACTGATATACCTGCAGGATACCGACAAGATATTCTCTATATTCAAGAGATGGATTGCCCGATGGAATCGAAATTGATCGAACGGGTTCTAGCCGATCATCCCGATGTGGCAGAACTTCGCTTTAATTACCTCAAACGCGAACTCTATCTTATCCACAAAGGAGATCTCGAAGCGATGATCGCAAAGATCAAGACGCTCAATATGACGCCACAACTCATCGAAGCAGGCAAACGAGATCATCTTGATGCGCCACGCGCCTTCTATGAACGTTATGAAACACCGCGATTAATCCTTGCCGGCGTATCGGCGCTAATTTCTGAAATCATTGAGTTAGCTGGCGGTAGCGCTTGGATTAGTGCCATTTTTGCACTGCTCACCATCGCCCTTGTGGGATTAACCACTTATAAAAAAGGTTGGATTGCGCTCAAAAATCGTACCCTCAATATTAATGCCTTAATGAGCGTTGCGGTGACCGGTGCTTTTCTCTTAGGGGTTTTCCCTGAGGCGGCAATGGTAATTTTCCTCTTTACGCTATCGGAATTAATTGAAGCCAAATCCCTTACCAAAGCACAAAATGCTGTGGAAAAGTTACTCAAACTTGCACCCGATGAAGCGAATGTCATAACCGAATCAGGGCTGCAAATCATGCAAGTAGATACTATTCCACAAGGGAGCTTACTCCGCATTGCCCCCGGTGAGCGCCTGCCTCTTGATGGTACCATCACTCGCGGTCATTCAAGTTTAGATGAATCGGCAATTACCGGCGAAAGTATGCCTGTGGATAAGTCTGTGGGTTCTCCTGTGTATGCCGGCAGTATTAATCTGCAAGGAGAGATCGATTATCGCACAAGCTCCACATCAGAAAACTCGACCCTTGCAAAGATTATTCAAACCATTGAAGCAGCACAAGTGAAGAAAGCGCCGGTACAACGATTTATCGATCGATTTGCCGCCATTTATACGCCGATTGTCTTTTTAATCGCCATCGCCATTGCGCTATTCTCGCCACTCTTCGGCGCCTCTTGGTTTGAGTCGATCTATAAAGCCTTAGTGGTATTAATCATTGCCTGCCCTTGTGCGCTTGTGATCTCAACGCCGGTCGCCATTGTCAGTGCCTTAACTCAGCTAGCACGACATGGTATTTTAGTAAAAGGCGGGGAGTTTATCGAAAAAGGAGCACACTTAACCCATCTTGCCTTTGATAAAACTGGTACTCTTACTATGGGAAAACCAGTACTCGATGAGATCTTCTATGTAGAATTACCCAATAATTCATTACCGAGTACCTCCTCAAATGCCGAAGAGATCGAGGATAAAACACTCATTACACAATTAGCGGTGAGTCTTGCCGCGCGTTCTGATCACCCGATCTCAAAAGCGATTGTCACCGGCAGTCAAACGGTGCAGAAAAATGAAAATACAGCGACTATGAACCTATCCCAAGTCGTTGAAATAGCGAAATTTACGGCGGTTGCCGGTCATGGAACGAAAGGCCAATGGCAAGGTCATCAGATTCTACTCGGTAATCGAGCTATGATGGTTGCTAATAATATTCAACTCACACCGGCAGAAGAGAAGCTACAAGCCATTGAATCTCTCGGCGCAAGCTTATCGCTCTTTGCCATCGATGGTCACATCCGCGCGATCTTTGCGGTGACAGATCCTGTGAAAGAGAATGCCGAAAGCGTGATTCAAACACTCCAATCGATGGGGATTACCCCGATTCTCCTCTCCGGCGATCATCAAGGGGCGGTCAATCAAGTCGCTGAAAAAATTGGCATTAATGAGGCGCATGGTGCGCTATTGCCAGAAGATAAGCTTGCCTGCTTGACCGCAGCCCAACAATCGACGTCTACGATATCGCGATTCTCTAAGAGAACGCCGGTGGTAGGCATGATCGGTGATGGGATTAATGATGCACCGGCCTTAGCACAAGCGGATATCGGCTTTGCAATGGGTGTCATTGGCAGCGATATCTCCATTGAGACCGCGAATGTGGCCATTATGGATGATGATCTTGCAAAATTACCCTATTTCTTGACTGTTTCACGCAAAACATTGCAACTTATTCAGCAAAATATCTTGATCGCATTAGGCATAAAAGCGATCTTCTTCCTCGCGATACTCTTTGGCTATGAGAGCATGTGGGCGGCTGTTTTTGCCGATGTAGGCGCAAGTCTCATTGTCATTGGTAATAGTTTACGGATTTTGAAAATGAAATAG
- the groL gene encoding chaperonin GroEL (60 kDa chaperone family; promotes refolding of misfolded polypeptides especially under stressful conditions; forms two stacked rings of heptamers to form a barrel-shaped 14mer; ends can be capped by GroES; misfolded proteins enter the barrel where they are refolded when GroES binds) — MAKEVRFGEDARKRMVAGVNILANAVKVTLGPKGRNVVLDKSFGAPVVTKDGVSVAREIELEDKFENMGAQMVREVSSKTADTAGDGTTTATVLAQAIVREGMKSVAAGMNPMDIKRGIDKAVAAAVEELRNISKPCADDKSIAQVGTISANSDKEIGEIIAEAMRKVGKEGVITVEEGSGLENSLETVEGMQFDRGYLSPYFINNQESMAAELEDPFILLCDKKIGNIREMITVLEEVAKAGRPLLIIAEDVEGEALATLVINNMRGIVKVAAVKAPGFGDRRKAMLEDIAILTGGTVISEEIGMSLEKATVNDLGIAKRVVVDKETTTIVDGNGDKSAIEARVAQIQQQMNEATSEYDKEKLQERVAKLAGGVAVIQVGAATEVEMKEKKMRVEDALHATRAAVEEGIVPGGGVALVRALTRIADLKGDNEEQDAGIRVALRAMEEPLRQIVANAGEPADVVLNAVKEGKEDAFGYNAATGEYGDMVEMGILDPTKVTRSAIQNAASVASLIITTECMIADLPAKEGGMPDMGGMGGMGGMPGMM, encoded by the coding sequence ATGGCTAAAGAAGTTCGTTTTGGCGAAGATGCGCGTAAAAGAATGGTTGCGGGTGTTAATATTTTAGCAAACGCAGTAAAAGTTACTTTAGGTCCTAAAGGCCGTAACGTTGTATTAGATAAAAGCTTTGGCGCACCGGTTGTGACTAAAGATGGTGTTTCTGTTGCGCGTGAAATCGAGCTTGAAGATAAGTTCGAAAATATGGGTGCACAAATGGTGCGTGAAGTATCTTCAAAAACTGCAGATACAGCAGGTGATGGTACAACAACGGCAACTGTTTTAGCACAAGCAATCGTGCGTGAAGGTATGAAATCAGTCGCTGCGGGTATGAACCCAATGGATATCAAACGTGGTATCGATAAAGCGGTTGCGGCAGCAGTTGAAGAGCTTCGTAATATCTCTAAACCATGTGCAGATGATAAATCGATCGCACAAGTAGGGACTATCTCTGCAAACTCTGATAAAGAGATTGGTGAGATCATTGCAGAAGCGATGAGAAAAGTAGGGAAAGAAGGCGTAATCACTGTGGAAGAAGGTTCAGGTTTAGAGAACTCTTTAGAAACAGTAGAAGGTATGCAATTTGACCGCGGTTACCTCTCTCCATATTTCATCAACAACCAAGAATCAATGGCGGCTGAATTAGAAGACCCATTCATTCTTCTTTGCGATAAGAAAATCGGTAACATTCGTGAGATGATCACTGTGTTAGAAGAAGTGGCAAAAGCAGGTCGCCCACTTCTGATCATCGCTGAAGATGTTGAAGGTGAAGCACTTGCAACTCTCGTGATCAACAATATGCGTGGTATCGTGAAAGTCGCTGCGGTAAAAGCGCCTGGTTTTGGTGATCGTCGTAAAGCAATGCTTGAAGATATCGCAATCTTAACAGGCGGTACGGTAATCTCTGAAGAGATCGGCATGAGCCTTGAAAAAGCAACTGTTAATGATCTTGGTATCGCAAAGCGTGTTGTTGTGGATAAAGAGACTACAACAATCGTAGATGGTAACGGCGATAAAAGTGCGATCGAAGCGCGTGTTGCTCAAATTCAGCAACAAATGAATGAAGCAACTTCAGAGTATGACAAAGAGAAACTGCAAGAGCGCGTTGCGAAATTAGCAGGCGGTGTTGCAGTGATCCAAGTGGGTGCGGCGACTGAAGTTGAGATGAAAGAGAAGAAAATGCGTGTTGAAGATGCGCTTCATGCAACTCGTGCAGCCGTTGAAGAAGGTATCGTCCCTGGCGGTGGTGTTGCATTAGTCCGTGCATTAACCCGTATTGCTGATCTTAAAGGCGATAACGAAGAGCAAGATGCAGGTATTCGTGTTGCCCTTCGTGCAATGGAAGAGCCATTACGCCAAATCGTCGCAAATGCTGGTGAACCTGCGGATGTTGTGTTGAATGCCGTAAAAGAAGGAAAAGAAGATGCCTTTGGTTACAATGCAGCAACAGGCGAATATGGGGATATGGTTGAAATGGGTATCTTAGATCCAACTAAAGTCACTCGTTCAGCGATCCAAAATGCAGCATCAGTGGCTTCACTTATCATTACAACTGAGTGCATGATTGCTGACCTTCCTGCGAAAGAAGGCGGTATGCCTGATATGGGCGGCATGGGTGGAATGGGCGGTATGCCTGGTATGATGTAA
- a CDS encoding MerR family transcriptional regulator: protein MQQQSYKIGELATLSRVPVETIRYYEKEGLLAEPERAENNYRIYRPAHLQRLRLIRNCRAFDMSLEEIRQIIEATEAAGDCLPINEIIQKHLDHIEQRISELTLLRTELGKIQARCQQDHSADHCSIIDEIHQLNPEMQKNPTHLS, encoded by the coding sequence ATGCAACAACAAAGTTATAAAATCGGTGAGCTTGCGACTTTAAGTCGAGTGCCGGTAGAGACGATTCGTTATTATGAAAAAGAGGGATTATTAGCTGAACCAGAGCGAGCTGAGAATAATTACCGTATCTATCGCCCGGCCCATCTCCAGCGTTTACGTCTGATTCGGAATTGTCGAGCCTTTGATATGAGTTTAGAGGAGATTCGGCAAATTATTGAAGCGACAGAAGCAGCGGGGGATTGTCTACCGATTAATGAGATTATTCAGAAGCATCTTGATCATATTGAACAGCGGATTTCGGAATTAACGCTACTTCGCACAGAACTCGGTAAAATCCAAGCCCGTTGCCAACAGGATCACAGTGCCGATCACTGTTCCATTATTGATGAGATCCATCAGCTCAATCCTGAAATGCAGAAGAATCCGACCCATCTCTCATAA
- the ppnN gene encoding nucleotide 5'-monophosphate nucleosidase PpnN: protein MPNRIHFDIYPPRGSMDLISHAESAILKKTAKGDLYPLFRNCTLAVLNTGSQTDDANVIFNKYQDYDIELIRTERGIKLRLFNPPENVFVDGKLTDVIRRNLFSVLRDTLFIRSISDLYHSYKKNDGDFIEIPHETRNSLTTDFVFAILRNANALRTDLDPNIIVCWGGHSINEVEYEYGYAVGQSLGVRHLNICTGCGPGAMEAPMRGAAVGHARQSNKDSRFIGITENSIIAAEPPNPLVNELIVMSDIEKRLEAFIRLGHGIIIFPGGVGTAEELLYILGLLLLPENREICLPLVLTGPKESEAYFRTLDTFIGKTLGEEAQGLYDIIIDDPEAVAKKMKKGMMEVKTCRQQRGDSYCFNWLLKIPEDFQQPFIPTHDNMAALDLSLNQPKDKLAANLRKAFSGIVAGNVKEFGVREIAEKGPYELHGDPELMQLMDVLLQDFVTQQRMKLPGSEYIPCYTIKQ from the coding sequence ATGCCTAATCGGATTCATTTTGATATTTATCCGCCGAGAGGATCGATGGATCTTATCTCTCATGCAGAAAGTGCGATTTTAAAAAAAACAGCAAAAGGTGATCTTTATCCCCTTTTTAGAAACTGCACCCTTGCTGTCCTTAATACCGGAAGCCAAACAGATGATGCGAATGTGATTTTTAACAAATACCAAGACTACGACATTGAGCTCATTCGTACCGAGCGGGGTATTAAATTACGACTCTTTAATCCCCCTGAAAATGTCTTTGTTGATGGTAAATTAACCGATGTGATTCGTCGTAATCTCTTCTCTGTTCTAAGAGATACCCTCTTTATTCGCTCTATTTCAGATCTCTACCATTCATACAAAAAGAATGATGGCGATTTTATTGAAATTCCCCACGAAACACGGAATTCCCTCACCACCGATTTTGTCTTTGCGATCCTGCGCAATGCCAATGCCCTTCGCACAGATTTAGATCCCAATATTATCGTCTGTTGGGGCGGCCATTCGATTAATGAGGTGGAATATGAATATGGCTATGCTGTTGGGCAATCGCTCGGCGTTCGCCATTTAAACATCTGTACCGGTTGTGGCCCTGGCGCAATGGAAGCACCGATGCGCGGCGCTGCGGTAGGGCATGCCAGACAATCGAATAAAGATAGTCGGTTTATTGGCATTACCGAAAACTCTATCATTGCAGCAGAGCCCCCTAATCCATTGGTCAATGAATTAATTGTCATGTCCGACATTGAGAAACGCTTAGAAGCCTTTATCCGTTTAGGTCACGGTATTATTATCTTCCCTGGCGGTGTAGGGACTGCGGAGGAGCTTCTCTATATTTTAGGATTATTGTTACTTCCTGAAAATAGAGAGATCTGCTTACCGCTCGTTTTAACCGGCCCCAAAGAGAGCGAAGCTTACTTCAGAACACTCGATACTTTTATTGGCAAAACCCTCGGCGAAGAAGCCCAAGGACTTTACGATATCATTATCGATGATCCAGAAGCGGTGGCGAAAAAGATGAAAAAAGGGATGATGGAGGTGAAAACCTGCCGACAACAGCGCGGGGATTCTTACTGCTTCAATTGGTTACTAAAAATCCCTGAAGATTTCCAACAACCCTTTATTCCTACCCATGACAATATGGCTGCCCTAGATTTAAGCCTTAATCAACCAAAAGATAAATTAGCTGCCAACTTACGCAAAGCCTTTTCAGGAATCGTGGCCGGTAATGTGAAAGAGTTTGGCGTTCGTGAAATTGCTGAAAAAGGGCCTTATGAACTTCACGGTGATCCTGAATTGATGCAGTTAATGGATGTTCTACTACAAGATTTCGTAACTCAGCAACGGATGAAATTACCGGGAAGCGAATATATCCCTTGTTATACCATTAAGCAATAA
- a CDS encoding ATP-binding protein: MARKKGFETVDHEGKSGRKSRFPQFFSCRRSYSLRGTLITSILLSTLLLWGMSLAITTYVSWNQTKDVLDEALVRSAQVLSQLVDRGPPPVRERPVRGKVDLEDDRFYFQVISEGRVIAKSSRAPNFPFVRRFKGYKGFANISVAGDPWRVFVLPKHHSPYEIQVGHAIEMRHEFLDDLTEELVFSGLIALITSILLNGVLVFWGLKPLTAISTQLSRLSPKNLKPIEVRTHAKEIIAIEESLNMLLTDLEIARQHERQFTADASHELRTPLSAIQMKLQLLQREKPELAGALQPLQQDIRRATHLIEHLLILARLDPLTLMSGEQLPMKPVTILPLLTDVESLFTQSLTDKAIRLTQIDQIPENVAPAVMGNEDLLLVAIKNVIGNAVKYAPRGADITITLSQELRESKAYLAITILDNGAGVDAEALSRLTQRFYRVLGTEETGSGLGLSIVKKIVELHQGSLRLRSRPDVDGFEVTLYLPLLLQE; the protein is encoded by the coding sequence ATGGCGCGCAAAAAAGGCTTTGAAACAGTAGATCATGAGGGTAAATCAGGGAGGAAATCTCGCTTTCCCCAGTTTTTTTCGTGCCGGAGAAGTTACTCTCTACGAGGAACATTAATTACCAGTATTTTGCTCTCAACATTACTGCTTTGGGGAATGAGTCTCGCGATTACCACTTATGTGAGTTGGAATCAGACAAAAGATGTATTGGATGAAGCGCTAGTACGCTCAGCGCAGGTTTTATCGCAATTAGTAGATCGCGGACCACCGCCGGTGCGGGAACGGCCTGTGCGAGGAAAGGTCGATTTAGAAGATGATCGTTTCTATTTCCAGGTGATTAGTGAGGGGCGCGTGATTGCGAAAAGTAGCCGTGCGCCCAATTTTCCTTTTGTGCGCCGGTTTAAAGGGTATAAAGGCTTTGCGAATATTTCGGTTGCCGGCGATCCTTGGCGGGTTTTTGTACTGCCGAAACATCACTCCCCTTATGAGATTCAGGTAGGACATGCCATTGAGATGCGCCATGAATTCCTTGATGATTTAACGGAAGAGCTTGTTTTTTCAGGGTTAATTGCATTAATCACCTCTATTTTACTCAACGGGGTTTTAGTCTTTTGGGGGCTGAAACCCTTGACGGCTATTTCTACTCAACTCTCGCGATTATCGCCGAAAAACCTTAAACCGATTGAAGTTCGTACTCATGCGAAAGAGATTATTGCCATTGAAGAGTCGCTTAATATGTTATTAACCGATCTTGAAATTGCTCGGCAACATGAGCGGCAATTTACGGCAGATGCATCCCATGAATTACGCACGCCGTTAAGCGCGATTCAGATGAAATTACAATTGTTACAACGAGAAAAACCAGAACTTGCCGGCGCACTACAACCGCTGCAACAGGATATTCGCCGAGCAACTCATCTGATTGAACATCTCTTGATTTTAGCGAGACTAGATCCTTTAACATTAATGAGTGGCGAGCAATTGCCGATGAAGCCGGTCACAATATTACCGCTATTGACGGATGTGGAATCTCTTTTCACGCAATCCCTGACCGATAAAGCGATTCGGCTCACGCAAATAGATCAAATTCCGGAGAATGTAGCGCCGGCGGTGATGGGGAATGAGGATCTACTGTTAGTCGCCATCAAAAATGTAATAGGGAATGCGGTCAAATATGCGCCTAGAGGTGCGGATATTACCATAACCTTGTCGCAAGAACTGCGGGAATCGAAGGCTTATTTAGCGATTACCATTTTAGATAATGGTGCCGGAGTCGATGCTGAGGCGCTCTCCCGTTTAACACAGCGCTTTTATCGAGTATTAGGAACAGAAGAGACAGGAAGCGGTTTAGGTTTATCGATTGTGAAGAAGATTGTTGAACTTCATCAAGGAAGCTTGCGTTTGCGTTCTCGGCCAGACGTAGATGGTTTTGAAGTGACGCTTTATCTGCCGTTATTATTACAAGAGTAA